Part of the Lentimicrobium sp. L6 genome, GTGTTTCTTTAGTGATATTGCTTGAACCCTCTTTGGCCATTTCGTGAAGGAATTTTGGTAAACAGAAAAAGCTCCAAATAAATAAATATTTGAAGCTTTTAAGTACTCAAGGTGGGATGCTGACGAATGCGAGCATTGTCATCATCTTGATAATTGCCATGCAATTCATCAAGGCTTGAACTAATCATATATGTCTTTTTCATATGATTAACCTATTATGGCTTATTCGAAACCCTAATATTTAGGATGCTAATCATCTTTGTATCAATAATATCATCTTTATATTTTATAATAAACCTTATTAATCTTTCTCTACTAAGGTTTTTTAACTTCATTTCTAGCCTATAGGCTTCGCTTTTTGATGACTTTTTGGTGTACCATAATAAGTTCCAAGGAATTCCTTTTGATGTGAAGCTTTCTAGTCCTTTATTATGTCTGAGAACTCTGTCTTCTATGTTGTTTGTTGATCCTTTATAAAATAAATCTAAGGACTGAGAGTATAGGATATATGTGTAGAACAGGATCAACGTGTTTTT contains:
- a CDS encoding GIY-YIG nuclease family protein, which translates into the protein MTRLSIPHKNTLILFYTYILYSQSLDLFYKGSTNNIEDRVLRHNKGLESFTSKGIPWNLLWYTKKSSKSEAYRLEMKLKNLSRERLIRFIIKYKDDIIDTKMISILNIRVSNKP